One segment of Pyrococcus sp. ST04 DNA contains the following:
- a CDS encoding metallophosphoesterase translates to MVYVAVLANIAGNLPALTAALAKIEEMKEEGYDIEKYYILGNIVGLFPYPKEVIEAIKNLAKNEKVKVIRGKYDQLIAMSDPHAQGPEYLDKLEIPKHLKASLKFTWEKLGHEGREYLRDLPVYLVDKIGDNEIFGVYGSPINPFDGEVLPDQPTSYYEAIMRPVKDYEMLIVASPRYPVDAMTRYGRVVCPGSVGFPPAKEHKATFALIDAETLRVKFVEVDYDKKIIEERIKTEGLPEEIVKILYHGGKA, encoded by the coding sequence ATGGTGTACGTAGCAGTTCTAGCAAATATTGCAGGTAACTTACCTGCTTTAACGGCGGCACTAGCAAAGATAGAGGAGATGAAGGAGGAAGGCTACGATATAGAGAAGTATTACATTCTGGGGAACATAGTTGGATTGTTCCCCTATCCAAAAGAGGTTATAGAGGCTATAAAGAACCTTGCAAAGAACGAGAAAGTTAAGGTGATTAGGGGTAAGTATGACCAGCTAATAGCGATGAGCGATCCACATGCTCAAGGCCCAGAGTATTTGGACAAGCTCGAAATTCCAAAGCACCTGAAAGCTTCCCTTAAATTCACATGGGAAAAACTCGGTCATGAGGGAAGAGAGTATTTAAGAGATCTCCCCGTCTATCTTGTGGATAAAATTGGAGATAATGAAATTTTTGGCGTTTATGGAAGTCCAATAAACCCCTTCGATGGAGAGGTTTTACCAGATCAGCCCACCAGCTACTATGAGGCTATAATGAGACCAGTAAAGGATTACGAAATGTTAATCGTGGCAAGTCCAAGGTATCCAGTAGATGCAATGACGAGGTACGGAAGGGTTGTATGTCCAGGAAGTGTAGGGTTCCCACCAGCCAAGGAACACAAAGCAACATTTGCCTTGATAGATGCTGAAACCTTGAGAGTGAAGTTTGTTGAAGTCGATTACGATAAGAAGATAATTGAAGAAAGGATTAAGACTGAGGGCCTTCCAGAGGAGATCGTCAAAATCTTATACCACGGAGGAAAAGCTTGA
- a CDS encoding DUF504 domain-containing protein gives MRKGSVKEALAKIKYDPRENEEDYYIVIEHRGSYGNIKKIPVKLIDLGHGYFFVGETQIPYHRIIRIVRKDGRVVWESKKRKEH, from the coding sequence ATGAGAAAAGGGAGCGTTAAAGAGGCTCTCGCTAAGATAAAGTATGATCCTAGGGAGAATGAGGAAGATTACTATATAGTGATAGAACATAGGGGTAGCTACGGCAATATAAAGAAAATTCCCGTGAAACTTATAGATCTCGGTCACGGATACTTTTTCGTTGGCGAGACGCAGATTCCTTATCATAGGATAATCAGAATAGTTAGGAAAGATGGAAGAGTTGTTTGGGAAAGTAAAAAGCGAAAAGAACACTAA
- a CDS encoding lipopolysaccharide biosynthesis protein: protein MGKREVIIRHSIASIIALAVFGGSRFIYNLIVAREYGVSVLGNVNSLISQAFLLAGFLSFFSVGLGKYTAEFLGKGEESRIKKITGVSFTLPLLGLAFSLVNIHLAVLSTLRALQLTFRSFIYGLHKGEVYAYFVLLGFFAFLLGFHIGVLAPYYLLLGTISVLGILYSRRYFGIPGRAEVLNLAKYSFWAFVGSISGMFLLQGPYFLSEELAGAKTAGVVSAVLSTSFLLSYLPQVVQSAIVPLYAYEFGRGEKESIKKLAEESTLSLALLSSISVFILQIFAPYIESMFKIEFGGTFLIALIAVELYVTFNPLINMLSATNYIKDSALYSLVGASVAGISWLVLIPSFKEIGASLGLLLGYFTIFILVVMKSRNTFKVSALIIKPVLLAIPLQVLVEKTPFVFLLFLLFEFKDLKKEFKLFLRGIRF, encoded by the coding sequence ATGGGGAAAAGAGAAGTTATAATAAGGCACTCGATAGCGAGTATCATTGCACTGGCTGTTTTTGGGGGGAGTAGATTCATTTACAACCTTATAGTTGCCAGGGAATATGGGGTTAGCGTGCTTGGCAATGTAAACTCTTTAATCTCACAGGCGTTTTTACTCGCCGGCTTCTTATCGTTCTTTTCGGTTGGACTTGGAAAGTACACCGCAGAATTCCTTGGAAAGGGAGAAGAGAGCAGAATTAAGAAAATCACTGGGGTTTCTTTTACTCTTCCATTACTGGGTCTTGCATTTTCTCTTGTAAATATTCACCTAGCTGTTCTCTCAACACTCCGGGCTTTACAACTAACATTCAGATCATTCATCTATGGCCTCCACAAGGGAGAAGTTTATGCATACTTCGTTCTCCTAGGATTTTTTGCATTCCTACTTGGCTTTCATATTGGCGTTCTTGCTCCCTACTACCTGCTATTAGGAACTATCTCCGTGTTGGGAATTCTATATTCCAGAAGATATTTTGGCATTCCCGGAAGGGCTGAAGTTCTAAATTTAGCAAAATACTCCTTTTGGGCGTTTGTTGGGAGTATCTCAGGAATGTTCCTTTTGCAGGGACCTTATTTCTTATCTGAAGAGCTTGCTGGAGCAAAAACTGCTGGAGTTGTATCTGCCGTTCTCTCTACATCATTCCTACTCTCTTATCTTCCCCAGGTTGTCCAGTCTGCAATAGTTCCTCTCTACGCTTACGAGTTCGGAAGAGGTGAAAAGGAGAGTATAAAGAAGCTTGCAGAGGAATCTACACTATCCCTAGCTCTGCTTTCATCGATTTCGGTATTCATCCTCCAGATATTCGCTCCGTATATTGAGAGTATGTTCAAGATAGAATTTGGAGGGACTTTTCTGATAGCCCTTATAGCTGTTGAACTCTATGTTACGTTTAATCCCCTAATAAATATGCTATCGGCAACTAACTACATAAAAGATTCAGCCCTCTACTCACTAGTTGGTGCCTCAGTTGCTGGGATCTCTTGGCTTGTTCTCATACCAAGCTTCAAAGAGATTGGAGCTTCCTTGGGCCTTCTTCTTGGATACTTTACGATTTTTATTCTCGTGGTTATGAAGTCTAGGAACACCTTTAAGGTTAGTGCTTTAATAATCAAGCCCGTACTTCTCGCAATCCCCTTGCAAGTTCTTGTAGAAAAAACACCTTTTGTATTTCTGCTGTTCCTTTTGTTTGAATTTAAAGATTTAAAGAAAGAGTTCAAGCTTTTCCTCCGTGGTATAAGATTTTGA
- a CDS encoding TATA-box-binding protein: MVDTSKVKLRIENIVASVDLFAQLDLEKVLDICPNSKYNPEEFPGIICRFDDPKVALLIFSSGKLVVTGAKSVQDIERAVAKLVQKLKGIGVKFRRAPQIDIQNMVFSGDIGREFNLDNVALTLPNCEYEPEQFPGVIYRVREPRAVILLFSSGKIVCSGAKSEADAWEAVRKLLRELEKYGLMEEEEEEL, translated from the coding sequence ATGGTGGATACAAGTAAGGTTAAGCTCAGAATAGAAAACATTGTAGCATCTGTAGATCTCTTTGCTCAGCTTGATCTCGAAAAGGTTCTTGATATATGTCCAAATTCAAAGTATAATCCCGAGGAGTTTCCCGGTATCATCTGTCGCTTCGATGACCCTAAGGTTGCACTTTTAATATTCAGCTCGGGTAAACTTGTTGTAACCGGAGCGAAGAGCGTTCAGGACATAGAAAGGGCCGTTGCAAAGCTTGTTCAGAAGCTTAAGGGGATTGGAGTCAAATTTAGAAGAGCGCCCCAGATCGATATCCAGAATATGGTATTTAGTGGAGACATTGGGAGAGAATTTAACCTTGATAACGTTGCCTTAACCCTTCCAAACTGCGAGTATGAACCTGAACAGTTCCCCGGAGTGATTTATAGAGTTAGAGAACCAAGGGCCGTGATACTGCTATTCTCGTCAGGAAAAATTGTGTGTTCAGGAGCTAAAAGCGAGGCCGATGCTTGGGAGGCCGTTAGGAAGCTTCTAAGAGAGCTGGAGAAGTACGGTCTTATGGAGGAAGAAGAGGAAGAACTCTAG
- a CDS encoding thermonuclease family protein gives MNGVAKLIIALIVALLVTGCISSSSELHGEVIRVVDGDTLYVKLENGKLVKVRLVGIDAPELEPELMHPGEYPGVTNISCLVKYAYVARDFLKNATLGKEVILVFDSKQGREDKYGRLLVYLYINSTDINELLVEKGLARVFYEKKFDKMEEYLKAEKSARRNKIGLWSCN, from the coding sequence GTGAATGGAGTTGCAAAGCTAATAATTGCTCTCATAGTAGCGCTCTTGGTGACTGGGTGCATATCTTCAAGCTCCGAACTTCACGGCGAAGTTATTAGGGTAGTTGATGGAGACACCTTATATGTAAAACTTGAGAATGGGAAACTTGTTAAAGTTAGGTTGGTGGGAATAGATGCTCCAGAGTTAGAGCCGGAATTAATGCACCCAGGAGAGTATCCCGGGGTTACAAATATTTCATGCCTTGTGAAGTATGCCTATGTTGCGAGAGATTTCCTTAAGAATGCAACGCTTGGAAAGGAGGTTATCCTTGTTTTTGATTCAAAGCAGGGCCGAGAAGATAAATATGGGAGACTACTCGTCTACCTGTACATAAACTCCACGGATATTAACGAACTACTTGTTGAGAAAGGTTTAGCAAGGGTGTTTTACGAAAAAAAGTTCGACAAAATGGAAGAGTATTTGAAGGCTGAGAAAAGCGCAAGGAGGAACAAGATTGGCTTATGGAGTTGCAATTAA
- a CDS encoding RNA-binding domain-containing protein produces the protein MFEEVQVEAYVYPTEDIEKVKKAMLNLVPGLKFEAFDHGEYMVLIGKTSDKRALQRLYELFRGQQILDTARMMLEDGYFGEEIIIKVNKQVAYVGKVNFNEESPLGPITIIIRTKEPQKLMKWLAPRTKNGVPIE, from the coding sequence ATGTTTGAAGAAGTCCAAGTTGAGGCTTATGTATACCCAACTGAGGACATTGAAAAAGTCAAGAAAGCCATGCTCAACCTGGTTCCTGGCTTAAAATTTGAGGCTTTCGACCATGGAGAGTACATGGTTCTTATTGGAAAAACGAGCGATAAGAGAGCCCTTCAGAGGCTGTATGAATTGTTCCGTGGACAGCAGATTCTTGACACGGCAAGAATGATGCTCGAAGACGGATACTTTGGAGAAGAGATCATAATCAAGGTTAACAAACAGGTTGCATACGTCGGAAAGGTCAATTTTAACGAAGAGAGCCCTCTTGGTCCAATAACCATAATAATCAGAACAAAAGAGCCTCAGAAGCTCATGAAGTGGCTTGCACCTAGAACAAAAAATGGAGTTCCAATAGAATGA
- a CDS encoding dephospho-CoA kinase: protein MIILLTGMPGSGKGEVAKAFQKRGIPVVSMGDAIREEADRRGIPRTPEGLKHVSLKVREELGPGAVAILTIPKIRKLLEIEPVVVIEGVRSPYEVEEFRREFSEEEILILAVHSPPKIRFERLRKRGRSDDPKTWEEFVDRDKKELKFGIGEVIALADYMIVNDCSFDEFQRKIQEVVSRIIRNV from the coding sequence ATGATTATTCTTTTAACTGGAATGCCTGGCTCTGGAAAAGGAGAAGTTGCCAAGGCATTCCAGAAGAGGGGAATACCTGTAGTTTCAATGGGAGATGCCATTAGAGAAGAGGCGGATAGGAGGGGCATACCAAGAACACCAGAAGGTCTGAAACATGTAAGCCTAAAGGTTAGAGAAGAACTCGGGCCAGGTGCCGTTGCGATTCTTACTATTCCCAAAATAAGGAAACTGCTTGAGATTGAACCAGTTGTCGTCATTGAAGGAGTTAGGAGCCCCTATGAGGTGGAAGAGTTTAGAAGAGAGTTTTCTGAAGAGGAGATTTTGATATTGGCCGTTCACTCACCTCCTAAGATTAGGTTTGAGAGGTTGAGAAAAAGAGGAAGGAGTGATGATCCCAAGACGTGGGAAGAGTTTGTTGATAGAGATAAGAAAGAGTTGAAGTTTGGGATTGGAGAGGTAATAGCCCTGGCTGATTATATGATAGTGAATGATTGTAGCTTTGACGAATTTCAAAGGAAAATCCAAGAAGTTGTTTCAAGGATAATTAGAAATGTTTGA
- a CDS encoding DEAD/DEAH box helicase: MIEIFKGLESEIVNTHEIPPRKGEYEEFEFKHREVNELVKRLGFRLYSHQVEALKKLYSGKNVVVSTPTASGKSEIFRLFIFDQFLEDPTSTFLLVYPTRALINNQIEKFERENEIFGEITGKKIKASILTGDIEWNERKKILREKPNVLFTTPDMLHHNILPKWVDYRWLLKGLKLLVVDEIHIYRGVFGTNVAFLLRRLFFRLKRLGTAPRILALSATLRNPKEFAEELFGVEFEEVKKPGNPSPRRLIIMFEPRRFTGEQLIKQVVEKLVKNNVKTLVFFDSRRGTERIMRMFLTSEIFDKITTYKGTLTKEERWIIERDFRDGNLSVLLTTNALELGIDVGDLDAVINYGIPSDGLFSLIQRFGRAGRNPERTAINAIILRKNGLDYYYKEHFEELVEGIEKGLVEKIPVNLNNERIGKKHILYLVSELGAVEMDELPDYWKTHVQALKEEGSIEIYENPITGKIELRIRKPVVYSSIRTTSDESYFLVLDEPWIRGGLLKKEGGELLRFINYLKKERKIIEEVDELEFHRSLLPGMVYPSRGKLYMATDKLRKDKFHFVFAREIPMYEDIDTSVSKTEHIEVLNVYKEKNVGPIKVFMGRLRVRHEYSGYAVKGKDVDRHVERLERLKEEGILRGEIDYRITYFEDWWKFARVDFHEPYFREFETEGIWLVFPREIDSIADEEFAHFFKIAAEVNPELASFLYSRISRKSLFPTLLGATTHYIRSVITKYSRDAGINDPEFSFAVKKMIDSKDGIGSGLHAIEHNLIKLAPVVTHVDSRELGGYSYDNYKGLPVIFIYDGNEGGSGIIRPVFENIEKLMQRSHEHIMKCPCRDGCPACIYSPKCGTFNEFLDKWMAIKIWERTLNQKV; encoded by the coding sequence ATGATTGAGATTTTTAAAGGGCTTGAGAGTGAGATTGTTAACACGCATGAAATCCCACCAAGGAAAGGAGAGTATGAAGAGTTCGAATTTAAGCACAGGGAAGTTAATGAGCTTGTTAAAAGGTTAGGCTTTAGACTTTACTCTCACCAAGTCGAGGCACTCAAAAAGCTATACTCTGGGAAGAATGTTGTTGTTTCAACTCCAACGGCGAGTGGAAAGAGCGAGATATTCCGGCTTTTCATATTTGACCAGTTTCTCGAGGATCCAACTTCAACTTTCCTCTTGGTATATCCAACTCGTGCATTGATAAACAATCAGATTGAGAAATTTGAAAGAGAGAATGAAATATTTGGAGAGATCACCGGGAAGAAGATCAAGGCAAGCATTCTTACTGGGGACATTGAGTGGAATGAGAGGAAGAAAATACTTCGAGAAAAGCCGAATGTTCTCTTCACAACGCCTGATATGTTACATCACAACATCCTCCCCAAGTGGGTTGACTACAGGTGGCTTTTGAAAGGTTTGAAGCTTCTTGTTGTTGATGAAATCCACATATATAGGGGAGTTTTTGGAACAAATGTTGCATTCCTTCTGAGGAGGTTATTCTTCAGACTTAAAAGGCTTGGAACTGCTCCAAGGATCCTCGCTCTCTCTGCAACTCTAAGGAATCCAAAAGAGTTTGCAGAAGAGCTTTTTGGTGTAGAATTTGAGGAAGTTAAGAAACCGGGTAATCCGAGTCCAAGAAGGCTAATAATAATGTTTGAACCAAGGAGATTTACTGGAGAACAATTAATTAAGCAGGTCGTTGAGAAACTAGTTAAGAATAATGTTAAGACACTTGTCTTCTTTGATTCCAGACGGGGAACGGAGAGAATCATGAGGATGTTCCTGACATCTGAAATATTTGATAAAATAACAACGTACAAGGGAACTTTGACCAAAGAGGAAAGATGGATAATTGAGAGGGACTTTAGGGATGGAAACTTGAGCGTTCTATTGACTACAAATGCGCTAGAACTTGGGATTGATGTTGGTGACCTTGACGCGGTGATTAACTATGGCATTCCCTCGGATGGATTATTTTCCCTGATACAGAGGTTTGGGAGAGCGGGGAGAAATCCTGAGAGAACTGCTATAAATGCGATAATATTGAGGAAAAATGGTCTCGACTATTACTACAAGGAGCACTTTGAGGAACTCGTTGAAGGTATTGAAAAGGGTCTTGTTGAAAAAATCCCCGTTAATCTTAACAATGAAAGGATAGGAAAAAAGCATATCCTTTACCTAGTGTCTGAACTAGGAGCCGTTGAGATGGATGAACTTCCAGACTACTGGAAAACTCATGTTCAGGCTCTTAAAGAGGAGGGAAGCATAGAGATTTATGAGAATCCAATAACTGGGAAGATTGAACTAAGAATAAGAAAGCCGGTTGTGTACTCATCAATAAGGACAACGAGTGATGAAAGTTACTTCCTTGTTCTAGATGAGCCATGGATTAGGGGAGGATTGCTAAAGAAAGAGGGAGGGGAGTTACTTAGGTTCATAAACTATCTAAAGAAAGAGAGGAAGATAATTGAGGAAGTTGATGAGCTCGAATTCCATAGGAGCCTGCTTCCGGGAATGGTTTATCCATCAAGAGGAAAGCTTTACATGGCCACAGATAAGCTTAGGAAAGATAAGTTCCACTTTGTCTTCGCAAGGGAGATTCCGATGTACGAGGACATTGATACCAGCGTAAGCAAGACTGAGCATATAGAAGTTCTGAATGTGTACAAGGAGAAAAATGTTGGTCCCATAAAAGTTTTCATGGGCAGGCTTAGGGTCAGGCATGAGTACTCAGGGTACGCGGTTAAGGGGAAGGATGTGGACAGGCATGTGGAGAGGTTAGAAAGGCTGAAGGAGGAAGGAATTTTAAGAGGTGAGATAGACTACAGGATTACATACTTTGAAGATTGGTGGAAATTTGCGAGGGTTGACTTCCACGAACCATATTTTAGGGAATTTGAAACCGAAGGAATTTGGCTTGTATTCCCTAGGGAAATAGACTCCATTGCCGATGAGGAGTTTGCCCACTTCTTTAAGATAGCTGCTGAAGTGAATCCAGAGCTTGCCAGCTTCTTATACAGCAGGATAAGCAGAAAGAGTCTCTTCCCAACGCTCTTAGGAGCAACAACCCATTATATAAGAAGTGTCATAACGAAGTATTCACGTGACGCTGGGATTAATGATCCAGAATTTTCGTTTGCGGTTAAGAAGATGATAGACAGCAAAGATGGGATTGGTTCGGGATTACATGCGATAGAGCACAATCTAATAAAGCTCGCTCCCGTTGTTACTCATGTTGATTCCAGGGAGCTTGGTGGCTACAGCTATGATAACTACAAAGGTCTACCTGTGATTTTCATATATGATGGAAACGAGGGAGGTTCTGGAATAATAAGGCCAGTATTTGAAAACATTGAAAAGTTGATGCAGAGAAGCCATGAACACATAATGAAGTGTCCCTGCAGAGATGGATGCCCAGCATGCATATACTCCCCCAAGTGCGGAACGTTTAACGAGTTTCTAGACAAGTGGATGGCAATCAAAATATGGGAGAGAACTCTGAATCAAAAGGTTTAA
- a CDS encoding MBL fold metallo-hydrolase codes for MIPIEIRPNILMLKGIGLDSNIYFLKSGEELLIVDTGTGVYWNRYVRTAESEGWISDIKRVIIFNTHEHFDHVGGNKVFKEFFQRVGAKVEFASSRKTAETLERGDDYIILSFYYGRKFESHKVERKLKEGDRIKIGNVELTLVETPGHTRGSACLYYEEEEIMFTGDTIFAGTYGRTDLPTGDEKSLLESLEKLLEFRVRLGLPGHGKVIQNWKENIERVLAHLGV; via the coding sequence ATGATTCCAATAGAAATAAGACCAAATATTCTCATGCTTAAGGGCATCGGACTAGACTCGAACATATACTTTCTAAAGAGCGGGGAGGAGCTGTTGATAGTAGATACAGGAACGGGTGTTTATTGGAACAGATACGTGAGAACTGCCGAGAGTGAGGGGTGGATTTCGGACATAAAGAGGGTTATAATCTTTAACACCCACGAGCACTTCGACCATGTGGGAGGTAATAAAGTATTCAAAGAATTCTTTCAGAGAGTTGGTGCTAAAGTTGAATTTGCATCGAGTAGAAAAACCGCTGAGACCCTTGAGAGGGGTGATGACTATATTATTTTGTCCTTCTACTACGGCAGAAAGTTTGAAAGTCACAAAGTAGAGAGAAAACTCAAAGAGGGAGATAGGATAAAGATTGGGAATGTTGAACTAACCCTCGTTGAAACCCCTGGACATACAAGGGGAAGTGCTTGCTTGTATTATGAGGAAGAAGAGATAATGTTTACCGGGGACACAATCTTTGCGGGAACTTATGGCAGAACAGATCTACCAACGGGAGATGAGAAATCATTGCTCGAGTCATTGGAAAAGTTGCTTGAGTTTAGGGTTAGGCTTGGACTTCCTGGCCATGGGAAAGTTATTCAAAACTGGAAGGAAAACATTGAGAGAGTACTAGCCCACTTGGGGGTTTAG
- a CDS encoding peroxiredoxin yields MVVIGEKFPEVEVKTTHGVIKLPDYFAKQGKWFILFSHPADFTPVCTTEFYAMQKRVEEFRKLGVEPIGLSVDQVFAHIKWMEWIKENLGVEIDFPVIADDRGELAEKLGMIPSGATITARAVFVVDDKGIIRAIVYYPAEVGRDWDEILRLVKALKVSTEKGVALPHKWPNNELIGDKVIIPPASTVEEKKQREEAKAKGEIECYDWWFCYKKLE; encoded by the coding sequence ATGGTAGTTATTGGAGAAAAGTTCCCAGAAGTTGAGGTAAAGACGACCCATGGAGTGATAAAGCTCCCGGACTACTTCGCCAAGCAGGGCAAGTGGTTTATACTCTTCAGCCACCCAGCTGACTTTACTCCAGTCTGTACAACTGAATTCTATGCAATGCAGAAGAGGGTTGAAGAGTTCAGGAAGCTTGGGGTTGAGCCTATAGGATTGAGCGTTGATCAAGTGTTTGCACACATTAAGTGGATGGAATGGATAAAGGAGAACCTAGGTGTCGAGATAGACTTTCCAGTTATAGCAGATGACAGGGGAGAACTTGCCGAGAAGCTTGGAATGATACCAAGTGGTGCAACGATAACAGCAAGGGCCGTCTTTGTAGTCGATGACAAGGGAATAATAAGGGCAATAGTCTACTATCCAGCCGAGGTCGGTAGGGATTGGGACGAGATACTAAGGCTCGTCAAGGCACTTAAGGTAAGCACCGAGAAGGGCGTTGCACTTCCACACAAGTGGCCGAACAACGAGCTCATTGGTGACAAGGTAATAATACCTCCAGCTTCAACAGTTGAGGAGAAGAAGCAGAGAGAAGAAGCAAAGGCCAAGGGAGAAATAGAGTGCTACGACTGGTGGTTCTGCTACAAGAAGCTTGAGTGA
- the proS gene encoding proline--tRNA ligase, protein MVERKRWSENFSEWFNEVIEEAGILDKRYPVKGMNVWLPYGLKIMRNIEKFIHEEMERTGHQEVLFPALIPETEFKKEAEHIAGFEGEVFWVTHAGHDPLDVKLILRPTSETAIYPMFSKDRGGWIRSHADLPFKIYQIVNVYRYETKHTRPLIRVREISRFFEAHTAHADFEDAERQIREDLEIFDNLMKKLAMAYIISKRPEWDKFPGAFYSLGAEVVMPDGRTLQIGTMHNYKQNFAKAYNIVYEKEDGTHDYVHQTTFGMSERLLAAVIAVHGDDRGMVLPPTIAPIQVVIVPIPKKGEDEKVYSYAKEIEEELRSAGIRVHLDMRDKRPGWKFYDWELKGVPVRVEVGPRDADNGTAVLARRDKLEKMTIKREELVDKVRELFDDIMKYLYERSREWLESHIKRVDTLEEAKKVFEDRRGIVEIPWCGREECGLKMEEELEAKMLGIPYPEEKAREGAEGKKCPVCGREAKFIARFARTY, encoded by the coding sequence ATGGTGGAGAGGAAGAGGTGGAGCGAGAACTTTAGTGAGTGGTTCAATGAGGTTATAGAGGAGGCTGGCATATTAGATAAGAGGTATCCAGTAAAAGGAATGAACGTCTGGTTACCCTATGGGCTTAAAATAATGAGGAACATTGAAAAGTTTATCCACGAAGAAATGGAAAGAACTGGTCATCAAGAAGTTCTGTTTCCAGCCCTAATTCCCGAAACAGAGTTTAAGAAAGAGGCAGAACATATAGCCGGATTTGAAGGTGAAGTTTTTTGGGTAACTCATGCTGGTCATGATCCCCTTGACGTTAAACTAATTCTCAGACCAACAAGTGAGACCGCAATATATCCGATGTTCTCCAAGGATAGAGGGGGCTGGATAAGGTCTCATGCGGATCTTCCTTTTAAAATATACCAGATAGTTAATGTGTATAGGTACGAAACAAAGCATACAAGGCCTCTCATTAGAGTCAGGGAGATTAGTAGATTCTTTGAGGCTCATACAGCTCATGCGGATTTTGAAGATGCTGAAAGACAGATAAGAGAGGATCTTGAGATATTTGACAACCTAATGAAGAAGCTTGCAATGGCATATATAATTTCCAAGAGGCCGGAATGGGACAAATTCCCAGGTGCCTTCTATTCCCTGGGAGCAGAAGTTGTAATGCCCGACGGGAGAACCCTTCAGATAGGAACCATGCACAACTACAAGCAGAATTTTGCAAAGGCTTATAATATTGTTTATGAAAAAGAGGACGGAACTCACGATTACGTTCACCAAACAACGTTTGGAATGAGCGAGAGACTACTTGCCGCCGTCATAGCAGTACATGGCGATGACAGGGGGATGGTTTTACCTCCCACCATAGCCCCAATTCAAGTTGTGATAGTTCCAATTCCTAAGAAAGGTGAAGACGAGAAGGTCTACTCATACGCTAAAGAGATCGAAGAGGAGCTTAGGAGCGCTGGCATAAGGGTTCATCTCGACATGAGGGACAAAAGGCCAGGCTGGAAGTTCTACGACTGGGAGCTCAAAGGAGTACCAGTGAGGGTAGAAGTTGGACCTAGAGACGCCGACAATGGAACTGCTGTTCTTGCAAGAAGGGACAAGCTGGAGAAGATGACCATAAAGAGAGAAGAGCTTGTAGATAAGGTTAGAGAGCTCTTTGATGATATAATGAAGTATCTCTATGAGAGATCCAGGGAATGGCTCGAGAGTCATATAAAGAGGGTTGACACACTTGAGGAAGCTAAAAAAGTTTTCGAGGACAGAAGAGGAATAGTTGAGATTCCATGGTGTGGTAGAGAGGAATGTGGTCTTAAGATGGAGGAAGAGCTTGAGGCGAAAATGTTAGGGATTCCATATCCAGAGGAGAAGGCTAGGGAGGGTGCTGAAGGAAAGAAATGTCCTGTTTGTGGTAGGGAAGCGAAGTTTATAGCAAGGTTTGCAAGAACTTACTGA